The proteins below come from a single Pichia kudriavzevii chromosome 2, complete sequence genomic window:
- a CDS encoding uncharacterized protein (PKUD0B06170; similar to Saccharomyces cerevisiae YGL180W (ATG1); ancestral locus Anc_8.141): MMSTQQHTANSQLDQRARAHKSSESCTNSAIDMPSSGRPIRNQNGTHADINNNNNNNNSMDVNTTNSNSTKTSGTGKNRNIIASHYQIAQKIGEGSFGIIFKGYDLLRSNQPIAIKFESRKSEAPQLKDEFRAYKILNNAIKKYYENYERERHRYLSINGIPKVYYFGQEGYYNVLIIQLLGPSLEDLFEWCGRKFSVPTVSRLAIQMIERLQFLHENHMIYRDIKPDNFLIGATTADNTIYMVDYGMVKQYRDPITHVHIPYRERKSLSGTARYMSINTHLGREQSRRDDLESLGNVFVYFLKGQLPWQGLKAPTNKLKYEKIGEKKQRIPISELCSGLPLQVGEYVRQVRNLKFDEDPDYITYINLFKSILDEIENPNYSEGSIQSANSTATAISQLTSNTMKQFPGQFSSNSATINSAAQELKNLDLEHYEYDWMRLNDGQGWSWNKNKKINLNGYGSGVRHTNTQQTQQLDANHQSHNTHYNDNNINSKNKRTRSNGQFQKKTAKTRAVSAGGPANERSGLLANGDYANRYTQDGFEDYDTGNNGRNRSVFSWLCCCFI; the protein is encoded by the coding sequence ATGATGTCCACACAACAACATACAGCAAATTCACAACTTGATCAACGGGCTAGAGCGCACAAATCGTCAGAGAGTTGCACAAATTCTGCTATCGATATGCCATCTAGTGGGCGTCCTATTAGGAATCAAAATGGCACGCATGCTGACattaataacaataataacaataacaatagtATGGATGTGAACACAACTAACTCCAATAGTACTAAAACTTCTGGTACCGggaaaaatagaaacataATTGCATCGCATTACCAAATTGCACaaaaaattggagaaggatCGTTTGGTATTATATTCAAGGGATATGATTTACTAAGGTCCAATCAACCTATCGCCATCAAATTTGAGTCAAGGAAGAGTGAAGCACCACAGCTAAAGGATGAATTTAGAGCATATAAGATATTAAACAATGCCATTAAGAAATACTACGAGAACTACGAAAGAGAACGCCATAGATACTTGTCTATAAATGGTATACCTAAGGTATATTATTTTGGACAGGAAGGTTATTATAATGTGTTGATCATTCAGTTATTGGGGCCTTCTCTAGAGGATTTATTTGAATGGTGTGGCAGAAAGTTTTCCGTCCCAACAGTTTCGAGATTAGCTATTCAAATGATTGAGAGGTTGCAATTTTTACATGAAAATCACATGATTTATAGAGACATCAAACCGGACAACTTTTTGATTGGTGCAACAACTGCTGACAACACAATCTACATGGTGGATTACGGAATGGTAAAACAATATAGAGATCCAATTACCCATGTGCATATTCCATATAGAGAGAGGAAATCACTAAGTGGTACGGCGAGGTATATGTCTATAAATACACACTTGGGTAGAGAGCAGTCTAGAAGGGATGATTTGGAGAGTCTAGGTaatgtttttgtttattttttgaaaggGCAGTTGCCATGGCAAGGGTTGAAGGCACCGACAAATAAATTAAAgtatgaaaaaattggtgaaaagaaacaaagaattCCAATATCTGAATTATGCAGTGGATTACCTTTACAGGTTGGTGAATACGTACGGCAAGTTagaaatttgaagtttgatgaagatcCTGATTATATAACCTATATCAATCTATTCAAGAGCATACTAgatgagattgaaaacCCAAATTATAGTGAAGGTAGTATTCAGTCAGCAAATTCCACAGCGACGGCGATTTCTCAATTGACTTCAAATACGATGAAACAATTTCCTGGCCAGTTCTCATCAAACTCTGCAACTATTAACTCGGCTGCACAAGAGCTCAAGAATTTGGACTTGGAGCATTATGAGTATGATTGGATGAGACTAAACGATGGGCAAGGATGGAGTTGGAACAAGAATAAAAAGATAAATTTAAATGGGTATGGCTCTGGTGTCCGACATACAAACACTCAACAAACACAACAATTAGATGCAAATCATCAATCCCATAACACTCACtacaatgataataataTCAATAGTAAGAATAAAAGGACGCGTTCAAATGgccaatttcaaaaaaagaCAGCCAAAACACGTGCAGTTTCGGCAGGTGGCCCTGCTAATGAAAGGTCTGGTTTATTAGCAAATGGGGATTATGCTAATAGATATACACAAGATGGATTTGAAGATTATGATACGGGAAATAATGGGCGGAACAGATCTGTATTCTCATGGttatgttgttgttttatATAA